The following nucleotide sequence is from Pseudomonas sessilinigenes.
GGCGCACCAGGTGCTTGGCTTCGAGCTGCGAAGGATGTTGCAGGCCGGCGGCCGCGAGCATTTCCGCCAGGGCCTTGAGGGTGTTGTGGTGGAAGCTGTATACCCGCTGGGCCTTGTCCGGGACCACCAGTGCCCGCTGGCGCAGATTGTCCTGGGTGGCCACGCCGGTCGGGCACTTATTGGTGTGGCAGCTTTGCGACTGGATGCAGCCGATGGCGAACATGAAACCCCGTGCCGAGTTGGCCCAGTCGGCGCCGATGGCCAGGACGCTGGCGATATCGAAGGCGCTGACGATCTTGCCACTGGCACCGAGCTTGATCTTGTCCCGCAGGTTCAGGCCCACCAGGGTGTTGTGCACGAACAGCAGGCCTTCGCGCATCGGTGCGCCGATGTGGTCGGTGAACTCGACCGGCGCTGCACCGGTACCGCCTTCCTTGCCGTCGACCACGATGAAGTCCGGGAGAATGCCGGTTTCCAGCATGGCCTTGGCGATGCCCATGAACTCCCAGGGATGGCCAAGGCAGAACTTGAAGCCCACCGGCTTGCCACCGGACAGCTCACGCAGTTGCTGGATGAAATGCATCATTTCGATCGGGGTGGAGAAGGCACTGTGGCTCGAGGGCGAGATGCAATCCTCGCCCATGCGGATACCACGGGTCTGGGCAATCTCCTGGGTCACCTTGTGCTTGGGCAGGATGCCGCCGTGCCCCGGCTTGGCGCCCTGGCTCATCTTGATCTCGATCATCCGCACTTGTGGGTCCTGGGCCTGGGCGGCAAAGCGCTCGGGATCGAAGCGTCCATCGCTGGTGCGGCAGCCGAAGTAGCCGCTACCCAGTTCCCAGGTCAGGTCGCCACCGTGTTCGCGATGGTAGGGGCTGATGCTGCCTTCCCCGGTGTCA
It contains:
- a CDS encoding FMN-binding glutamate synthase family protein; protein product: MSLSLLSRYAFFAACVIFTLASLPFVEYDWVWPFTLVTGLLSLLGIFDLLQSPHAVRRNYPILGNIRYLVEGIRPEIRQYLLESDSDALPFSRAQRSLVYSRAKNQSADKPFGTLVDVYQSGFEFIGHSMRPAPLSDPNTFRVTVGGPQCTQPYSASVFNISAMSFGSLSANAIRALNQGAKLGNFAHDTGEGSISPYHREHGGDLTWELGSGYFGCRTSDGRFDPERFAAQAQDPQVRMIEIKMSQGAKPGHGGILPKHKVTQEIAQTRGIRMGEDCISPSSHSAFSTPIEMMHFIQQLRELSGGKPVGFKFCLGHPWEFMGIAKAMLETGILPDFIVVDGKEGGTGAAPVEFTDHIGAPMREGLLFVHNTLVGLNLRDKIKLGASGKIVSAFDIASVLAIGADWANSARGFMFAIGCIQSQSCHTNKCPTGVATQDNLRQRALVVPDKAQRVYSFHHNTLKALAEMLAAAGLQHPSQLEAKHLVRRMSATEIKLFSQLHVFLKPGELLTGQVSGEFYSRMWQLARADSFEPNTPAAA